GCACTCCTTCCCGGGTGTAGTACTTTACCAGTCTTCTGATCCTGGATTCCACCAGCTGCAGACCTCTTTTGGTGTGCAGGTCCTTGGGGTTTTCCTTGAGGTGGTCCCGGATGTTGACTGCCTTACGGATGAGGTTCATGAGATCTTCAGGGTATTCTTCGCCCTGATCGTGTTTTTCCAGTATCTTGGTTAGTTTCATATCGGTTACGGCTTTAACGTCTGGAATTCCGTACTGATCTCGTAGTATAATTCCAATGACACTGGTTGATTTTCCTTCTTTTCTCAGTTTTAATATAATCTCTTCTATTTCTTCGGTTGAGTATTCAACCCAATCAGGCTTTGCTGCCATCAAATCACCTCTTATAATCATCTATTCTATTTTAATCTGCAATTATCAGTAGATTAATTTATTAAGTTATTTAATCAGGATTGTGAGTTTCAACTTTTTTTAAGCTATTTATTTGCTTATAAAATCCTTATACCATTGGGCAAAATTTTCTAGGGACTGGCGTCTGTGGGAAAATTCATTCTTCTCCTCTCGGGTGAGTTCACCGAAGCTTAGGGAGTGTCCTTCTGGTATGAAAAGTGGATCGTAGGCGAAACCATGCTTTCCTTTTTCCTGATGTGCTATTTGTCCCCCGACTACACCTAAAAAAGTCTCGGGCTCGGTTTTGGGTGTTGCAAACCCAATTACCGACCTGAACTCGGCGTAACGGTCCTTGACATTATTCATCAGTTTTAAAATACCTTGATTGCCCAGGGTGTCTTGCACATATGCGGAATAGGTTCCTGGAAACCAGTTAAGAGCTTTAATAAACAGACCTGCATCTTCAACGATAACTGGCCTTCCCAGCCGCCTGGCAGCATCTTCTGCGCCAAAGCGAGCCACATCAATTAGCTCTCCCTGAATTTCAGGGTAACCCAGGTCTATGTGTTCCACTTGGATATTGAACTGGTGGAAGATTCCTTGAGCTTCTTTTACTTTGTGTTGGTTACCGGTTATAAATGTTATGGTCAACGGAAGATGTCCAGTTTTTGGCATAAAAATCACCTGAAAAATCAGTTAAAATCCATAATAAGCGTGCACTACTTGGGATCTATAAATGGTTATGATTTTTCAACCTATTTAAATGACTTGGTTCTAACTTTCATCAGAAACAACAAAGAGGTGAAGAGGCCTATGGCAGATATTGAAGTAATGGGAGACCCTAAATTTAAGCAATTCATCCAATCAAGGAGGTATAGGGAACGATCCATCAAAATACATCATAATAGTTTAAAATTTTACACAAAATTTCTAGGAAAAACCCCAACAGAAATTATTGATGAAGCGATAAAGGAAGAAGAGGATGGGATACGGATGAGTTCACGAAAAATTAAAGAATATTTAATCAATTTCGTTGAATATCTGACAGAACTCGGTAATGCACCTCAAACGATAAAGAATAAGATAAATTCTGTTAAAACATTTTATCATGAATATGATATCTTAACACCACGGATAAGGATGCCCAAAACGGCTGAAAACCCAGTTCTTGCAAAAATACCTGGAAAAGAACATATAATACAAGCTTTAAAACATACAAGCATTCGTAACAGAGCTATGGTGCTTTTAATGTCTTCATCAGGGATGGGTTCAGGTGAAATAAGAAGTTTAACTTATAATCATTTTATACAGGCTATTAATGATGTATTAAGTGATTTAACTGAAGAAGAAAAGCTTGATATCTTTAAGGTTCAGTCAAGGGTCAAAGGAAAGGACATCATTGGTGTGTGGGATGTCATAAGATATAAAACTAAAACACCCTATATCACTTTTTCCACACCTGAAAGCATTCATGCCTTGGTAGAATACTTAATTGACAACCAAAGAAACAATAACCCAATAAAATCCAAAGACGACTATTTGTTTGCCGTAAACGGTAAACCAATGGAAGAAAACACGTTACATCAAATTTTTAAATCAATAAATGATAAATGTGGCTTTGGAAAACAGGGATATCAAAGATTTTTCAGATCCCATGCCATGAGAAAATTTATGGGTACATCTTTATTTGGTGCAGGAATGGATCGTGCAAAAGTCAAAATGTTATTAGGCCATACCGAGGATGAAACAAACGAAGCGTATTTTAAATTCTCTGTTAAAGACCTGAAAAATCTTTATTTCAAGTATATGGATGCAGTAACCATTCAAGAAACAAAAACAAAAACTATTAAGAGCGAAGAATACCAGTATCTCACAGCTAAACTCCTTGAAAAGGATGAAACACTGGCCAAGGTTGAACAAAGGTTGGAACAAATCGAAGCCAATAAAAAGGAAAAGAGAAGATCTATAGATGAATTATTCTCTAATCCCGAATTCCTGGCGGATTTCCAGGCAATGGCCAAAACGTTGGTCTGACTTCTATTATTTTTTTTTATTTACTTCCAATATATTCCAATACAATACATCCAATCATCGCTTTTTTTTCATTATGATCTTATTATTATGCTTTAATTAGAAAATTACGGTTGGGATTTTTGTAACTATATATTGTTTATTAAAATAATCCTTTCTTATCGGCTAGTAAGGAGGTCTAACAATCTATGAGATATTAAGTAAAATCTACCAAGAAAAAAAGAACCTCGATAACCCTCCAAAATACTTGGAAACACTTATTAAGGTTCTGGAATTTGAAACAGCAGTTGAATGTTAGGAGAATAATGGGCATTCATGATTAGCCACATTGCGAAGAGCTTCATGGGATGCCAATGGAACTATCTTTATTAACCTTAATAAAAGATTCTCTTGGCATTGGCCTGTTTTCTCCTTTTAAGGAGATTTGTGAACATGAAAGATAAAACTAGTGGACACTATCATAAATTAGGCGTCCAAAATATAATAAAAAGATTTTCAACCTATAACGCGGCATCAAAAGCAGGCGTATTTGATAATAAAGGTTGGTATAAATATGGGGATGATAAACGGCGACTGATTAATCTTTTAGATGATGAAGATTATCAGTATTTAGTAAATAAGTTTGATAAGAGACTTTTAGGTACCTTAAATTACTTTAGGCCGAGTGTTTTCCAGGAATGGCAGCAAAAACCATGGGATGTTGCTGAATCGTTGGGTGGGCTAGAAGATACAATGTATTACATGCTCTCCATTGATTTAGATTTAGCAAACGATTACACTGTGAATGACGTTAAAGCTTTAGAAGCTCTTGAAACAGCAGCTAGATTCATATCAGATGATTTAAGGAAAGTTATAAACGATAAATTCCTCATCCTGTTTTCAGGGAATGGTATTTACTTCCATTTGCATCCTGAATTTGTAGCTTCAGGGGAAACTAATGATGCAGCTTGTGAAAGCCGTGCTACAGAACTTCAAAATATTCTGGATGCATTCAATTTATACATCCAAACACTGGAAAGGAAGCTTTTCCAGGAATGTCCTGAAGTGCATGGGCTTGTTAAAGTGGATGCTATTAACAATCGGAAGAGGGTGTTTAAATTGCCCTTAACAACTCATAAGGATTTACCTTATTTGGTATACCCTATTGGGTTCAGAAACATCCAGATTAGGCTTAAAACTTTACCGTTATCAGATGATGAGATTCAAGAAGCAGCAAAATCTATTAATATATTTTTCGATAAAATACCCAGTCTCGAGGAGCATAAGCAGCTTGGAACTCTTCTTTCAACCTACAATAAGCCTAAAGAAGTTAATTCAAAATCAAAAAGCAAGGAGGTACATGATGTACCTCCAGTTCCAATTCCTATTGATATCATAAAGGAAGAACAAATTTGTAGTAAGATATTCAGCCATGCATCATGGCCAAAAGGTAACACGAGACGTGTTGCATTCATTACTACAGTATTAAGACGTTCTGGATGGGATAAACGATCAACCAAAAGA
This DNA window, taken from Methanobacterium subterraneum, encodes the following:
- a CDS encoding 30S ribosomal protein S15, which gives rise to MAAKPDWVEYSTEEIEEIILKLRKEGKSTSVIGIILRDQYGIPDVKAVTDMKLTKILEKHDQGEEYPEDLMNLIRKAVNIRDHLKENPKDLHTKRGLQLVESRIRRLVKYYTREGVLPEGWRYDPQKAALLVK
- a CDS encoding XTP/dITP diphosphatase; its protein translation is MPKTGHLPLTITFITGNQHKVKEAQGIFHQFNIQVEHIDLGYPEIQGELIDVARFGAEDAARRLGRPVIVEDAGLFIKALNWFPGTYSAYVQDTLGNQGILKLMNNVKDRYAEFRSVIGFATPKTEPETFLGVVGGQIAHQEKGKHGFAYDPLFIPEGHSLSFGELTREEKNEFSHRRQSLENFAQWYKDFISK
- a CDS encoding tyrosine-type recombinase/integrase; amino-acid sequence: MADIEVMGDPKFKQFIQSRRYRERSIKIHHNSLKFYTKFLGKTPTEIIDEAIKEEEDGIRMSSRKIKEYLINFVEYLTELGNAPQTIKNKINSVKTFYHEYDILTPRIRMPKTAENPVLAKIPGKEHIIQALKHTSIRNRAMVLLMSSSGMGSGEIRSLTYNHFIQAINDVLSDLTEEEKLDIFKVQSRVKGKDIIGVWDVIRYKTKTPYITFSTPESIHALVEYLIDNQRNNNPIKSKDDYLFAVNGKPMEENTLHQIFKSINDKCGFGKQGYQRFFRSHAMRKFMGTSLFGAGMDRAKVKMLLGHTEDETNEAYFKFSVKDLKNLYFKYMDAVTIQETKTKTIKSEEYQYLTAKLLEKDETLAKVEQRLEQIEANKKEKRRSIDELFSNPEFLADFQAMAKTLV